Below is a genomic region from Candidatus Acidiferrales bacterium.
GAAGTCTTTGCCAGTTTCTTCCCGTGCCGCATCCGAAATCAAGAACTACTTTCCCGTTTAAATCTGTTTCCTTTAAGAGAGAATCAAGAATTTTGCCCTCAAGCATGAACACCAGATTGTTTTCCTTCGAGTCATAGATGTCAGCCCATATATCGTATCCTTTTTCGGGTTCCAAAGGAGGATTAAGGAGCTTGGAGAAATAGGATCTAATTTCCCAAAAGTTCATTTTGGGTACAATGTTTGCGGTATACACGCCGTAGCAGTGTGGTGGCGGTCCATCAATTTATTTTCCAAAAGTATACCAGGAGATCTCGACAATGAAGGATAGGGCAAAAGCCATGTTGGTATCGGCATTTAATAGGATGGAAGCATATGTCTAATAGAAAGCATTGCCTTATGAGCCATTGCAATAAAAGATAAAATTCGTGGCCAATTGCTTCATGCGGGATGCCGAAAAACGAAATGTGCCGTCAATCTCTCCCTTAGCGCCGTCCCGCTCGCCAGCTAAAATAAATTATGGAGCGGTTAGACGAGCGTGACCATGGTTGCAGGATTCAACCAGCAAAACAAAACTCCGCCAGAATGCATATATTTATCATAAGTGATATGGCAGAAAAAGGACATCTTTTATTCCTCTGCCTTTAACTCACGCTTGAATCTCTCTTCGAAAATTGTATAAAGGGTTGGGACAAAAATCAGAGTCAGGAAAGTAGATGCCGTTAGACCGCCGATAACGGCGATGGCTAGAGGTGCTTGTGATCGTTCGCCGCCGACCCCTATCGCCATGGGAATCAATCCAAAGATCGTTGCCAATGAGGTCATCAATATCGGGCGCAGCCTCGTTCTTCCGCCGGTCATCACCGCCTCGTGCAATTCCATTCCTCTCTTACGCAGACGATTGATGTAGTCGATCAACAAGATTCCGTTGGAGACCACGATACCAACCATAACGATTACACCCTCAAAAGAAGTGACTGAAAGAGTAGTGTTCGTGAGGAACAATGCCCACACGACTCCTGCGATTCCGAGCGGTATCGTGAACATTATGATAAACGGATCGACGAGCGATTGGAACTGAGAAGCCATGACCATATAAACCATTATGATAGCAAGTATGAGAGCAAGTCCCAAAGACTTGAACGTACTGTTCTGCTGCTCGATGTTTCCGCCTTGAACGACTTGGAATCCGGATGGCACAACAATCGTGTTGAGTTTCTTCTGGATATCGGCTGAGACGCTTCCCAAGTCCCTGCCTGCAACGTTTGCAGTGACGTCGATTATCCGCTGTTGATACTTTCTGTCTATCTCGACAGGAGAATTCGACATCACTACGTCCGCAATATTACCCAGGGTCACTAGCTGCCCCGAGGTGCTGTTCACGGCGAGGCGACGAACATCGTCTATCCTGTCGCGGTCGCTTTCGTTAAGACGGACGAGAATATTATAACTGTTTCCATTCTGGGGATCCTGGAAAAGTGAGGCAACCGAGCCGTCAATCGCTGTTGACACCGTGTTTGCCACATCGGCGACGTTTACTCCAAGAGCGCCCGCCTTGTCTCTGTCTACAATCACCCGCAGCTGTGGCAAATTCGGATCTCGACTTATTTGAACGTCTACCGCTCCGGGTGTCGAGCGTACAAAATTGTAAACTTGCTGTGCGAGGCGGGACCCAGTTTCAATATCGAATCCCATAACCTCGACGTCGATTGGCGCAGCGGAGCCAAAGTTCAACAAAAAGTGCAGGAAACCGCCAGGGGTGACATAGATTCTTGCTCCCGGCATCGACATTAATTTTGGTCTGATTGCGTTGATGACATCAGCCTCGGATCGTTGCCTCTGGCTGGGGTCTACAAGTTGAACTTGAACGTTTGCGGCATACGTTCCAGGATTCGAGCCGAAGAGGTTTCCGCTCTTCTGATTAGGAATACCAATATCTGAGATTATTGCTCTTGCTTCCGGAACATTTTGTCTAATAACACCTTCGACTTTTTGGATGTACTTTTCTGTCTCTTCTATGCGAGTACCCACCGGAAGCTTAACAGAAAGACTGAACTGGCTCTCGTCGCTGTCGGGAAAAAATTCCGTACCTACGAACTTAAAAAGAATAAATGAAAGAAGTGCGAATCCCGACACACCGAACACCACGTAGCGTTTATGCTTCAGGATGTATCCAATGGTTTTCTGGTAGTTGCTATCGATACTTTCGAAAAAATTCTTTGAGCTCAATATCAACCTGTCAAAATACCTGGGAGAATTCGGGTCGATTTCTTTTTCTGGCTGTATGATCCTATAGCAGAGAAGCGGTGTGACGGTCCTCGAGACAAAAAATGAGCCGAACAGCGCTACTGTAATGGTCAATACGAGCGGCAAGAAAAGCAGCTTTGCAACACCGGTCAGGAAGATGACTGGAAGGAAAACTATTACAGTCGTCAAAGTGGAGATAAAAATAGGGCCCGCAACTTCAAGCGCGGCATCGAGCGTGGCTTGCATCCTGCTTACCTTTTGGGCACCCATCAAATTGTAATGGCGCGTTATGTTTTCAAGTTCAACGATCGAGTCGTCCACAAGTCTTCCTACGCCGAGTGCCAGGCCGCCAAGCGTCATGATGTTTAAAGTGGTTCCACTAAACCTGAAATATATAAACGTAACTAGAATCGAAAGGGGTATTGCAACAAAAATGACAAGTGCACTTCTCAAATTTCGGAGGAAAAGCAGGATTACAATTACGGCGAGCAAAGCACCCATCGCGGCCTCTCGCTGGAGACTGCTTATCGAATCTCTTATATACGAACTCTGGTCGAACGCCAATGACGACTTGACCGACGGCGGAATACCTTGAAGATTGGGGAGAGCCTTCACCACTTCGTCAACGACGTCGACCGTGTTCGCGTCGGGAGACTTCAGCACTCTTAGAACGACGCCGTGCTGCCCGTTGACTCTGACTATTTCGGTTTGTTCCTGGAACGAATCCTCAACATAACCTATGTCCTTAATACGAATTGGAACTCCGTTGATAACCTTCACCACCATGTTTTCCATCGGCTGGACAACGTTGTACTGGCTTTCGGTCGCAAGGGAATAGTCGAAAACCCCGGTCTTCAAATCTCCGGATGGAATGATTAAGTTCGATTGCGCAACTGCGTTCGTAACATCCTGGAGCGGTAGATTAAGTGCCTCTATTTTGCTTCTATCGAGAACTACGTGAACCTCCCGGATTCTTCCGCCGGTGACTGCGGCCGAAGCAACTCCATCCAGATGCTCTATCTGCGGCTCGATAACGTTATACGCGAGGTCATACAGACTTCGCTCGTCCATGTCACTATTCAACACAATGGTACACACGGGAAGATTTGATATGTCGAATCGCAACGCGATCGGTTGAGACACGCCCGTGGGGAGCAAACTGAAGGTCCTGTTTACCTTCTGAATAACATCCACGAGTCCGACGTTTGTATTTGCATCCCAATTGAAATAGACAAAAACCCGGCATATCCCTTCACGAGTCTGCGATTGAACATAATTGACGTCATTTGTGCTGCTGACGGAGCGTTCAATCGGAACGGTAACCGATTGTTCCATATCGCTCGGTGCAGCCCCATTGTAGAATGTAATCACAGAGACAACCGGTATTTGTATATTCGGAAGCATGTCGATGGGAAGCTGGAGAAACGATACTAACCCCAACACAAAAATGGCAATAGATCCCATCAGCGTCGAGATGGGATATCTTAAAGCGAGTCGCGTTAACCACATATTTCTATCTACTCATCTTTAGTTTCGCACTAGAATTTTTCTAAATATTGAAACAACAAGAAGGGCAAGGATACAAAAGATAATCGTTATCGACCAAAATGCGAGACGAACCTTTCCGTTGACGGAAATCGAGGGTGTTATCTTGTGCTACTCTTTTCCTTTTCATCTCGGAAGATTCTCAACTTCCGTATCTACTTCGCCACTCTCACTTTCATTCCATTATTCACCAGATCTTGTCCTACAGTCAGTATCCGGTCAGAATTGGTTATCCCTGAAAGTATTTCATTCCGGTTGTCTTGAGAGATTCCGATTTGTACGTAAGCCTTTCTAACGGTACTGTCTTTTGAAAGGGTGTAGACATAACTTCCGGAATCATCTTTCAGGATGTCCTGAGTCGGAAGAATCAGGGCGTCATTTCTTTGTGAAAGGACAAGATTAATCGCTGCAAACATCCCGGGTTTTAGAAAGTGCTGCGCATTGTCCAGGTCAACTTCCACAGGCATCGTTCTTGTCGCGAGATCGAATTGCTGGCTTATTCTGGTAATCTTACCTTTGAAGACCTGATTAGGATACGCACCGACCATCACATCTGCGCTCGAGACATTTCTCAGATATTGAACATCGCTCTCAAGAACATTCACCATTATTTTTACCTTCTGTATTTCGGCGAGAGTAAACAAAGTCGATCCTTGTGCATTTGTTGATGCGGTCACGTATACTCCTGGATCGAAGTAGCGCCGCGTTATATATCCCGAGAAGGGAGCCACTATCTTGCAGTAGCTCAGCTGGGTAACGGCGTTTTTGTAGGTTGCCTCGGTCGCTTCTATTTGCGCTTGCGCCACCTTGTATGCGGTCTCCGAATTATCCAGATCCTGCTTCGCGATTAGGTTCTGGTCCAGGAGAGTCCTGTTGCGTTCATAAGTTATCTTTGCGTTTGTCAGGGTCGCTTCGGCTTGCATATAAGTCCCTCTGGCCTGGCCGACATTCTGTGAATATATAGTTGTGTCGATCAGGGCAAGCAACTGGCCCCTCTGGACGTAATCTCCGATATTGACAAATTCTTCTTCGAGATTTCCGTTCACCTTCGGAAAGATGCTTGCCTCCTGATAGGCATCAATGTTCCCGGTAAACGAAATCGTTTTTGAGATTGCGCCCCGCTGTACTGTCGAGACTTCAACGGCCGGAGTCGGCCTCGCATTCCTCACCGGATCATTGGCGTTCGCCCTGATTCGGAAATACGAAAAAAGGATGAGAAGAAGTATTACACCTGAAATGGAAAGAAATACGCGTTTTTTATTTTTATTCATTTATCTTACGTCCTAGTGGTTATCCGAATTGCTCTTCATTTGACCTAAGACCAACTGGAACTTGTTTTGCTGTTCGCTGCTCAGAATAGTATTGATCATTTTTCTCGTAGAATCCATCTGACTCTGTAAATCGGCATTGAATTTTTTCCTGATCGCCTGAAACTTAGGATGGGCATAACTAATTATCGAATCCAATTGCTTCTGCTGCGTTTGCGTCAGGCTGAGTTCCTTCGTCAAATAGTTAATGTACC
It encodes:
- a CDS encoding efflux RND transporter periplasmic adaptor subunit, coding for MNKNKKRVFLSISGVILLLILFSYFRIRANANDPVRNARPTPAVEVSTVQRGAISKTISFTGNIDAYQEASIFPKVNGNLEEEFVNIGDYVQRGQLLALIDTTIYSQNVGQARGTYMQAEATLTNAKITYERNRTLLDQNLIAKQDLDNSETAYKVAQAQIEATEATYKNAVTQLSYCKIVAPFSGYITRRYFDPGVYVTASTNAQGSTLFTLAEIQKVKIMVNVLESDVQYLRNVSSADVMVGAYPNQVFKGKITRISQQFDLATRTMPVEVDLDNAQHFLKPGMFAAINLVLSQRNDALILPTQDILKDDSGSYVYTLSKDSTVRKAYVQIGISQDNRNEILSGITNSDRILTVGQDLVNNGMKVRVAK
- a CDS encoding efflux RND transporter permease subunit — translated: MWLTRLALRYPISTLMGSIAIFVLGLVSFLQLPIDMLPNIQIPVVSVITFYNGAAPSDMEQSVTVPIERSVSSTNDVNYVQSQTREGICRVFVYFNWDANTNVGLVDVIQKVNRTFSLLPTGVSQPIALRFDISNLPVCTIVLNSDMDERSLYDLAYNVIEPQIEHLDGVASAAVTGGRIREVHVVLDRSKIEALNLPLQDVTNAVAQSNLIIPSGDLKTGVFDYSLATESQYNVVQPMENMVVKVINGVPIRIKDIGYVEDSFQEQTEIVRVNGQHGVVLRVLKSPDANTVDVVDEVVKALPNLQGIPPSVKSSLAFDQSSYIRDSISSLQREAAMGALLAVIVILLFLRNLRSALVIFVAIPLSILVTFIYFRFSGTTLNIMTLGGLALGVGRLVDDSIVELENITRHYNLMGAQKVSRMQATLDAALEVAGPIFISTLTTVIVFLPVIFLTGVAKLLFLPLVLTITVALFGSFFVSRTVTPLLCYRIIQPEKEIDPNSPRYFDRLILSSKNFFESIDSNYQKTIGYILKHKRYVVFGVSGFALLSFILFKFVGTEFFPDSDESQFSLSVKLPVGTRIEETEKYIQKVEGVIRQNVPEARAIISDIGIPNQKSGNLFGSNPGTYAANVQVQLVDPSQRQRSEADVINAIRPKLMSMPGARIYVTPGGFLHFLLNFGSAAPIDVEVMGFDIETGSRLAQQVYNFVRSTPGAVDVQISRDPNLPQLRVIVDRDKAGALGVNVADVANTVSTAIDGSVASLFQDPQNGNSYNILVRLNESDRDRIDDVRRLAVNSTSGQLVTLGNIADVVMSNSPVEIDRKYQQRIIDVTANVAGRDLGSVSADIQKKLNTIVVPSGFQVVQGGNIEQQNSTFKSLGLALILAIIMVYMVMASQFQSLVDPFIIMFTIPLGIAGVVWALFLTNTTLSVTSFEGVIVMVGIVVSNGILLIDYINRLRKRGMELHEAVMTGGRTRLRPILMTSLATIFGLIPMAIGVGGERSQAPLAIAVIGGLTASTFLTLIFVPTLYTIFEERFKRELKAEE